From the genome of Blautia pseudococcoides, one region includes:
- a CDS encoding DUF3881 family protein produces the protein MHSYLKSIGFSGINGKKEVDRILNDVILHYDEKTVVEDRKNHLFAEISKTYGCDFGITVCGEYDENNEFQMEYYFPYFRGTGITTQEDVVIEKHAGKESYAGACDDVRIGVTIIFYLQNAGEYLTERSHGNYSRGSYAITLAALAKEGKILLPVTKDEKQEKEDKENTINRNRMIAAARNGDEDAMENLTMEDIDIYSMISGRIPNEDVYSIVDTYFMPYGMECDLYNVMGEILDCSRVRNVMTNEEVYELRISCNDLEIDVCISTNDLMGEPEVGRRFKGVIWLQGSIHF, from the coding sequence TTGCACAGTTATTTGAAATCCATTGGGTTTTCCGGGATAAACGGAAAAAAAGAGGTGGACCGGATTCTTAATGATGTAATTTTACATTATGATGAGAAGACAGTGGTAGAAGACAGAAAAAATCATCTGTTTGCGGAAATCTCTAAAACCTATGGCTGTGATTTTGGGATAACGGTCTGCGGAGAATATGATGAGAATAATGAATTTCAAATGGAATATTATTTTCCGTATTTCCGCGGCACCGGGATTACTACCCAGGAGGATGTGGTAATCGAAAAACATGCAGGAAAAGAATCTTACGCAGGTGCCTGTGATGACGTGAGAATTGGAGTTACCATTATATTTTATCTGCAGAATGCAGGGGAATACCTCACAGAGAGAAGCCATGGGAATTACTCCAGAGGCTCCTATGCCATAACCCTTGCGGCCCTGGCTAAGGAGGGAAAGATTCTTCTCCCTGTCACAAAGGATGAGAAGCAGGAAAAAGAAGATAAAGAAAATACCATTAACCGCAACCGCATGATAGCGGCAGCCCGGAATGGGGATGAGGATGCCATGGAAAATCTGACCATGGAGGATATTGATATTTATTCCATGATTTCTGGGAGAATCCCCAATGAAGATGTGTACTCTATTGTAGATACATACTTTATGCCCTACGGGATGGAATGTGATCTGTATAATGTCATGGGTGAAATCCTGGACTGTTCCAGAGTAAGAAACGTTATGACAAATGAAGAAGTATATGAGCTTAGAATTTCCTGCAATGATTTAGAGATTGATGTGTGTATCAGCACCAATGATTTGATGGGGGAGCCTGAGGTGGGACGCCGTTTTAAAGGTGTTATCTGGCTCCAGGGAAGCATTCATTTCTAA
- a CDS encoding carbohydrate ABC transporter permease — MNKKRLKEYAVSYSFLLPFAVFFIVFTVIPIGYVFYLSLHDGNFLQAQFDWVGLKNFKDVLQTPDFQNAFKNTFIYMLIEVPVSQFLGIFFALLIKKKTRFSHVCEVIYFLPMLISMVVASVLISYILSNNGPLNLLFQVLGMKPISWLNGRFSAKMAVMILELWKGGTFFIFVYMSAMRSLPADCLESSRIDGANVVQETIYVVLPLIRNAIILCVTMNTIWQFQIFESVYMLTNGGPLGATQTVIYEIYQYSFKYYRVGFGAAASLVFLLVILLIYGLENLLLREKEQTKRRGENV; from the coding sequence ATGAATAAGAAAAGACTCAAAGAATATGCGGTATCCTATAGCTTTTTGCTGCCGTTTGCGGTATTCTTTATTGTTTTTACCGTGATACCTATAGGATACGTTTTTTATCTCAGCCTGCATGACGGAAATTTCCTGCAGGCGCAATTTGACTGGGTGGGGCTGAAGAACTTTAAGGATGTGCTGCAGACACCGGACTTCCAGAACGCGTTTAAGAATACGTTCATCTATATGCTCATTGAAGTTCCGGTAAGTCAGTTCCTGGGAATCTTTTTTGCACTTTTGATCAAGAAAAAAACACGGTTCAGCCATGTGTGCGAAGTGATCTATTTTCTTCCCATGCTGATTTCTATGGTTGTTGCCAGTGTTCTGATCTCCTATATTTTATCGAATAACGGGCCTCTGAACCTGCTTTTCCAGGTATTGGGCATGAAGCCCATCAGTTGGCTCAACGGCAGATTCAGCGCGAAAATGGCAGTTATGATACTGGAGCTTTGGAAGGGCGGCACCTTTTTTATCTTTGTTTATATGTCCGCAATGCGTTCCCTTCCGGCGGACTGTCTGGAGTCCTCCAGGATTGACGGGGCAAATGTGGTCCAGGAGACAATTTATGTGGTCCTGCCCCTTATCAGAAACGCCATTATTTTATGTGTCACTATGAACACGATCTGGCAGTTTCAGATATTTGAATCCGTATATATGCTGACAAACGGAGGACCTCTTGGCGCCACCCAGACTGTAATATATGAAATATACCAGTACAGCTTTAAATATTACAGGGTCGGATTCGGGGCAGCAGCCTCACTGGTATTCCTTCTTGTGATCCTGCTTATATACGGACTGGAAAACCTGCTTCTGAGGGAAAAGGAACAGACAAAGAGAAGGGGGGAAAACGTATGA
- a CDS encoding sensor domain-containing diguanylate cyclase: protein MIWQNKRFTRKDTSRLIRNFPYCFLDKARVPEEYRDYFINAIKELCSTASDTGVECVFPLIKADGEVMWIKAAGESICDIEGIPIKAVGYYLDVTEQKNQELRLIKIAQVDALTGLFNRQTAIPRIKRYLAEMEDREESAAIIMFDLDNFKLANDVFGHAYGDEMISRNAGKLKGFFRSDDILCRIGGDEFLIFCKRIKDKDVHVRLQKVVKSMITVRSDGEHEIVFSVSAGYVMIPEQGREFDELYRKADIALFNAKMNGKGSFRKFESNMKEIRYELAKDK from the coding sequence GTGATATGGCAGAACAAACGATTCACCCGGAAGGACACCTCCCGTCTGATCAGAAATTTTCCGTACTGTTTTCTGGATAAAGCACGTGTTCCGGAAGAATACAGGGATTATTTCATAAATGCCATCAAAGAACTGTGCAGCACTGCATCTGACACAGGTGTGGAGTGTGTGTTTCCGCTGATAAAGGCAGATGGGGAAGTCATGTGGATCAAGGCGGCAGGTGAATCCATCTGTGATATTGAGGGCATTCCCATAAAAGCAGTGGGGTACTACCTGGATGTAACAGAACAGAAGAACCAGGAGCTGCGTCTTATTAAGATTGCCCAGGTGGATGCCCTGACAGGGCTGTTTAACCGCCAGACAGCAATACCGCGGATCAAGAGATACCTGGCAGAAATGGAGGACAGGGAAGAATCCGCAGCCATCATTATGTTTGACCTGGACAACTTTAAACTGGCCAATGATGTGTTCGGCCATGCATACGGAGATGAGATGATTTCCCGGAATGCCGGGAAACTGAAAGGATTTTTCAGAAGTGATGATATCTTGTGCCGTATAGGAGGCGATGAATTCCTTATATTTTGTAAGCGCATCAAGGATAAGGATGTACACGTAAGGCTTCAAAAAGTGGTGAAAAGTATGATAACGGTCCGAAGTGACGGGGAGCACGAGATTGTATTTTCTGTGTCAGCAGGTTATGTTATGATACCGGAACAGGGCAGGGAGTTTGATGAACTTTACAGAAAGGCTGATATTGCGCTTTTCAATGCGAAAATGAATGGAAAGGGTTCCTTCAGAAAATTTGAAAGTAACATGAAGGAAATCAGATATGAGCTGGCAAAAGACAAGTAG
- a CDS encoding ABC transporter substrate-binding protein produces the protein MRRKTAMFLCASMAIGLLAGCGGGAGGNTPSESKEDKSTESSDKESGEKVKLTFWKSPHSDREDDIWAGMIEDFNKENPHIEVEFLNVAWDSVVEKETAAFSAGSGPDISFQTEQFPLYAKNGYLLSLDDYAEDEKLAGYPESALEYCSQDGKLMGIPFVALNSVMFYNKDMFEEAGITQVPTTWEELRETAKKLTQDKDGNGETDQWGMMFEMDDYWQPLSYIIQAGADMWNKNLTNIGFNNDQGVEGLTFFDQLYHEDQVVLPLEKYTNRDEERAYFYNGEVAMFPQQIHYTNIIKEASDINLGAFALPQGPAGDEEHAKWNFANIGMLSISSQTKYPDEAWKFVEFITRPEVEKIYLSEVGFFSPQLATNDMMYEGDEIMAVAAEGIKKLQVSPASDYANAMLQNLKIMYENVARGEKSPADAVQSMYDSMKAISGE, from the coding sequence ATGAGAAGAAAAACGGCTATGTTTTTATGTGCAAGTATGGCAATAGGTCTGCTGGCAGGCTGCGGCGGGGGTGCAGGGGGAAACACACCGTCAGAGAGCAAAGAGGATAAGAGTACAGAGTCCTCAGACAAGGAGTCAGGGGAAAAAGTGAAACTGACGTTTTGGAAATCTCCCCATTCAGACCGTGAGGATGACATATGGGCAGGCATGATCGAGGACTTCAACAAAGAAAATCCCCATATTGAGGTAGAGTTTCTGAATGTGGCATGGGATTCCGTGGTTGAGAAAGAGACAGCAGCATTTTCAGCAGGAAGCGGCCCGGACATCAGTTTTCAGACAGAACAGTTCCCGCTGTATGCCAAGAATGGATATCTTCTTTCCTTGGATGATTATGCGGAGGATGAGAAATTGGCCGGTTATCCGGAATCAGCCCTGGAGTATTGTTCCCAGGATGGAAAATTGATGGGCATACCCTTTGTGGCATTGAATTCTGTCATGTTTTATAACAAAGATATGTTTGAGGAGGCAGGCATCACCCAGGTGCCCACGACCTGGGAGGAACTGAGAGAGACAGCTAAAAAGCTTACGCAGGATAAGGACGGCAATGGTGAGACTGACCAGTGGGGCATGATGTTTGAGATGGATGATTACTGGCAGCCGCTTAGTTATATTATTCAGGCCGGAGCGGATATGTGGAATAAAAACCTGACAAATATCGGATTTAATAATGACCAGGGAGTAGAGGGATTAACTTTCTTTGACCAGCTTTACCATGAGGACCAGGTGGTTCTGCCTCTTGAAAAATATACTAACAGGGATGAGGAGCGGGCATATTTCTATAACGGAGAGGTAGCCATGTTCCCGCAGCAGATCCACTATACCAACATCATCAAGGAGGCGTCGGACATTAATCTTGGCGCATTTGCTCTTCCGCAGGGTCCGGCCGGTGATGAGGAACACGCCAAGTGGAATTTTGCCAATATAGGAATGCTGTCAATCTCCAGCCAGACAAAATATCCGGATGAGGCATGGAAGTTTGTTGAGTTTATCACCAGACCGGAAGTTGAGAAAATATATCTTTCTGAAGTGGGGTTCTTCTCCCCGCAGCTTGCCACCAATGACATGATGTATGAGGGGGATGAGATCATGGCTGTAGCAGCGGAGGGAATCAAGAAATTACAGGTAAGCCCCGCTTCTGATTATGCCAATGCAATGCTTCAGAACCTGAAGATCATGTATGAAAATGTTGCGAGGGGTGAGAAATCACCTGCAGACGCCGTCCAGTCCATGTATGACTCTATGAAGGCGATCAGCGGAGAATAA
- a CDS encoding carbohydrate ABC transporter permease, giving the protein MNKYRVKKSFFFFLKAFMLFLLVVIIAFPFWQLIVSSMLDTNAIISYPPKFWPRGGSLDNYTEVLKMQGGAYLRWMMNSIFVAGSNTVLVVLVASMAGYAFAKRRFPGSKVLFNVVVATQIIPSVTTLIPLFLIVSKLGWVNTYKSLIFPGVASAFGVYMMTQFMKDIPDSLLEAAKIDGCSNYGTFFKIVLPITVPQLSLLGIFNFTQQWGSLTWPLITVNETMMKTLPLGIASMKDLNGTLTGTIMAASMISFIPLLLAFIFASDKFIEGMTLGAVKG; this is encoded by the coding sequence ATGAACAAATATAGGGTGAAGAAAAGCTTTTTTTTCTTTCTAAAGGCATTTATGTTATTTCTGCTGGTAGTTATCATTGCCTTTCCTTTCTGGCAGCTCATTGTATCTTCCATGCTGGACACTAACGCGATTATCAGTTATCCGCCGAAATTCTGGCCCCGCGGCGGTTCTCTGGATAATTATACAGAAGTTTTGAAAATGCAGGGAGGGGCGTATCTGCGGTGGATGATGAACAGTATTTTTGTGGCGGGAAGTAATACGGTGCTTGTGGTTCTGGTGGCATCCATGGCAGGATACGCCTTTGCGAAAAGACGGTTTCCGGGCTCTAAGGTTTTGTTTAACGTAGTGGTCGCCACCCAGATCATTCCCAGCGTGACTACCTTGATCCCTCTTTTTCTGATCGTTTCTAAACTGGGATGGGTGAATACATATAAGTCCCTGATCTTTCCCGGTGTGGCCAGTGCTTTTGGTGTTTATATGATGACACAGTTTATGAAGGATATTCCGGATTCGCTCTTAGAAGCAGCGAAAATAGACGGATGCAGCAATTACGGGACTTTTTTTAAGATTGTACTTCCCATAACAGTGCCCCAGTTAAGTCTTCTGGGGATCTTTAACTTTACCCAGCAGTGGGGAAGTCTGACATGGCCGCTGATCACAGTAAATGAAACCATGATGAAAACACTTCCCCTGGGAATTGCATCCATGAAGGACTTAAACGGAACTCTGACAGGAACCATAATGGCAGCATCTATGATAAGTTTTATTCCTCTGCTTCTTGCATTTATTTTTGCAAGTGATAAATTTATAGAAGGAATGACATTGGGAGCTGTGAAAGGATAG
- a CDS encoding GDSL-type esterase/lipase family protein, which translates to MKRILCYGDSNTWGHNPKPEGENFRYGDDVRWTGVLQKCLLGRAKIIEEGLCGRTIMFDDPTSPDRNGRKFLGCSLQSHQPLDLVVLMLGTNDVRHIFTPSVKEIAAGMANLVRMVRNPDTYWVGKRPEVLVIVPAPVRDEIAESDFYGMYDEESVKKSKALYAAYEAALKDMDGVCLLDAGKTAEVSVKDCIHLTGEGHRNLGTAAAKCIEEILKI; encoded by the coding sequence ATGAAACGGATATTGTGTTATGGTGATTCTAATACCTGGGGGCATAATCCTAAACCGGAGGGGGAAAACTTCCGGTATGGAGATGATGTGAGATGGACCGGGGTTTTGCAGAAATGCCTGCTGGGAAGAGCAAAGATAATCGAGGAGGGACTCTGCGGGCGCACTATTATGTTTGACGACCCAACATCTCCGGACAGAAACGGGAGAAAATTTCTGGGCTGCAGCCTGCAGAGCCATCAGCCTTTGGATCTGGTGGTCCTTATGCTGGGGACAAACGATGTCCGGCACATTTTTACCCCCAGCGTAAAGGAGATCGCAGCAGGTATGGCGAACCTTGTGAGAATGGTGCGGAATCCGGATACCTACTGGGTGGGCAAAAGACCGGAAGTATTGGTGATCGTCCCGGCACCGGTGCGGGACGAAATTGCGGAATCTGATTTTTACGGTATGTATGATGAGGAATCTGTGAAGAAAAGCAAGGCTCTTTATGCTGCTTATGAGGCAGCTTTGAAAGATATGGACGGCGTCTGTTTGCTGGATGCCGGCAAGACTGCAGAGGTTTCAGTAAAAGACTGTATCCATCTGACCGGGGAGGGACACAGGAACTTGGGAACAGCCGCAGCAAAATGTATTGAGGAGATACTGAAAATCTGA
- a CDS encoding ParB/RepB/Spo0J family partition protein yields the protein MAVRKGGLGKGLDSMIPDTSAKVKKKSPAPAPAENTKEVDIKDERSVQLIKMSMIEPNREQPRKQFGEDALLELAESIKQFGILQPLLVQKKGDYYEIIAGERRWRASKLAGVKEVPVIIKEFSDQEAVEISLIENIQREDLNPIEEAVAYKRLMEEFHLKQDAIAERVSKSRTAVTNSMRLLKLDERVQQMLIDEMITTGHARALLAIEDAEIQVVAATKVFDEKLSVRETEKLVKEILNPVPEKPEKPVDEAQNLVYQNLEEKIKQIIGSKVAIHRKNNDKGKIEIEYYSKDELERIVELLETIR from the coding sequence ATGGCAGTAAGAAAAGGTGGACTTGGAAAAGGACTTGATTCCATGATTCCGGATACCAGTGCTAAGGTCAAAAAGAAAAGCCCTGCCCCGGCACCTGCTGAGAATACAAAGGAAGTTGACATAAAGGATGAAAGATCTGTACAGCTCATTAAAATGTCAATGATAGAACCAAACAGGGAACAGCCCAGGAAACAGTTCGGAGAAGATGCTTTGTTGGAGCTGGCAGAGTCAATAAAACAGTTTGGAATTTTACAGCCTCTTCTTGTACAGAAAAAAGGCGATTACTATGAAATTATTGCCGGTGAACGTAGATGGAGAGCATCAAAATTGGCAGGCGTCAAAGAAGTTCCTGTTATCATCAAAGAGTTTTCAGATCAAGAGGCAGTAGAAATCTCGCTTATTGAGAATATCCAGAGGGAGGATTTAAACCCGATCGAGGAGGCAGTGGCCTACAAGCGTCTCATGGAGGAATTTCATCTGAAACAGGATGCCATTGCAGAGAGAGTATCTAAAAGCCGTACTGCAGTGACCAATTCCATGCGTCTTTTAAAGCTGGACGAGCGTGTGCAGCAGATGCTCATTGACGAGATGATCACAACAGGACATGCCAGGGCGCTTCTGGCAATAGAGGATGCCGAAATTCAGGTTGTAGCAGCAACCAAAGTATTCGATGAAAAATTAAGTGTCAGGGAAACGGAAAAACTGGTAAAAGAAATCCTGAATCCCGTGCCGGAAAAACCGGAAAAGCCTGTGGACGAAGCGCAGAATCTGGTTTATCAGAACCTGGAGGAAAAAATAAAACAAATTATTGGTTCAAAGGTAGCAATACACCGGAAGAACAATGATAAGGGGAAAATAGAAATAGAATATTACTCCAAGGATGAACTGGAACGTATTGTGGAACTACTGGAAACAATCAGGTAA
- a CDS encoding response regulator transcription factor encodes MIKVMLVEDEVGTRNLLRIIVNWEEFHMKIVGEAQNGREALFRMQEEMPDLVVTDIKMPIMDGIALAEEIMEKYPAVKVIIVTAYDDFKYAQKALRAGAVDFILKPLKRQEVKDALLRVGRQIETVEEGAKDVIDQIRDYMEENYAQSSLSLSKVAEKYYLNSSYLSRTFRKKTGVPFVEYLNKIRIKHACDYLKSGNWKVYEIAEKVGIPNPDYFGRCFRKYMGISVNDYKKSKICED; translated from the coding sequence ATGATCAAAGTAATGCTTGTGGAGGATGAAGTGGGTACCAGAAATCTGCTCAGGATCATTGTGAACTGGGAAGAGTTTCATATGAAGATCGTGGGTGAGGCACAAAACGGCAGGGAGGCGCTGTTTCGTATGCAGGAGGAGATGCCGGACCTGGTAGTTACGGATATTAAAATGCCTATCATGGATGGGATCGCCCTGGCGGAGGAGATAATGGAAAAGTATCCTGCAGTAAAGGTGATCATTGTCACCGCGTATGATGATTTCAAATATGCGCAGAAGGCCCTTCGCGCCGGTGCAGTGGATTTTATCCTGAAGCCTTTAAAGCGTCAGGAGGTGAAGGATGCGCTTCTCCGGGTGGGCAGGCAGATCGAGACCGTGGAGGAGGGCGCAAAGGATGTCATTGACCAGATACGGGATTACATGGAGGAGAATTACGCGCAGAGCAGCCTGTCGCTTTCCAAGGTGGCGGAGAAGTATTATTTAAATTCCAGTTATCTGAGCCGTACATTCAGAAAAAAGACGGGGGTACCGTTTGTGGAATATTTAAATAAGATCCGGATCAAACACGCCTGTGATTATCTCAAGTCAGGCAATTGGAAGGTGTATGAGATCGCGGAGAAGGTGGGGATTCCGAATCCGGACTATTTTGGCCGGTGTTTTCGGAAATATATGGGAATATCAGTTAATGATTATAAAAAAAGTAAAATATGTGAGGATTGA
- a CDS encoding DUF4446 family protein, translated as MSSLLESLQSHSGILMVLLLIVVIILLICVFNLSLGLNRLNRKYSLFMKGKDGQSLERLFKRKFDLIEKLVRSTDNNGEEIEKIWKVMDKSLNKYGIVKYDAFEDMGGKLSFVLAMLDKNNTGFLLNAIHSRENCFLYIKEIVNGESYVVLSDEEVEALRQAVNFGILQETELED; from the coding sequence ATGAGTAGTTTATTAGAAAGTCTTCAGTCTCACTCCGGAATATTGATGGTTTTACTGCTGATAGTAGTGATCATACTGCTGATCTGTGTATTTAACCTTTCATTGGGACTGAACCGGCTAAACAGAAAATATTCGCTGTTCATGAAGGGAAAGGATGGACAATCCCTTGAACGGCTGTTTAAAAGAAAATTTGATTTAATTGAAAAACTGGTACGCTCCACAGATAATAACGGGGAGGAAATTGAGAAAATATGGAAAGTCATGGACAAGTCCCTGAACAAATACGGCATTGTAAAATATGATGCCTTTGAGGATATGGGAGGAAAACTTAGTTTTGTACTTGCCATGCTTGATAAAAATAATACTGGTTTTCTGTTGAATGCCATACATAGCAGAGAAAATTGCTTTCTCTATATTAAAGAGATAGTAAATGGGGAATCCTATGTAGTATTGAGTGATGAAGAGGTAGAGGCATTGAGACAGGCTGTAAACTTCGGTATTTTGCAGGAAACTGAATTAGAAGATTAA
- the serS gene encoding serine--tRNA ligase, with protein sequence MLDIKFLRENPDLVKQNIKNKFQDNKLQLVDEVVELDKRNRDIKKEVEALRAERNRISKMIGGLMKEGKKEEAEEVKKKVTANAETVERLSNEEREVEEKIKTIMMTIPNIIDPTVPIGKDDTENVEVRKYGEPVVPDFEIPYHAEIMESFSGLDLDSARKVAGNGFYYLMGDIARLHSAVISYARDFMINRGFTYCVPPFMIRSDVVTGVMSFAEMDAMMYKIEGEDLYLIGTSEHSMIGKFIDTIIPEEELPKTLTSYSPCFRKEKGAHGLEERGVYRIHQFEKQEMIVVCKPEESKAWFEKLWQNTVDLFRSLDIPVRTLECCSGDLADLKVKSVDVEAWSPRQKKYFEVGSCSNLGDAQARRLKIRINGKDGKYLAHTLNNTVVAPPRMLIAFLENNLQADGSVRIPEALRPYMGGMTEIK encoded by the coding sequence ATGTTAGACATTAAATTTTTAAGAGAAAACCCGGATCTTGTAAAACAAAATATTAAAAATAAGTTCCAGGACAATAAATTACAACTGGTGGACGAAGTGGTAGAACTGGACAAAAGAAACCGTGATATCAAAAAGGAAGTTGAGGCTTTAAGAGCTGAAAGAAATAGAATTTCCAAAATGATTGGCGGCCTGATGAAGGAAGGAAAGAAAGAGGAAGCAGAGGAAGTAAAAAAGAAAGTCACAGCCAATGCTGAGACTGTAGAGCGTCTTTCCAATGAGGAGAGAGAAGTAGAAGAAAAAATCAAAACCATTATGATGACCATTCCCAATATTATTGACCCCACTGTGCCCATTGGGAAAGATGATACGGAAAATGTTGAGGTCCGGAAGTACGGCGAACCGGTGGTCCCTGATTTCGAGATTCCATATCACGCGGAGATCATGGAGAGCTTCAGCGGTCTTGATCTGGACAGCGCCAGAAAAGTGGCTGGAAATGGATTTTATTATTTAATGGGCGATATTGCAAGGCTGCACTCTGCTGTTATATCTTATGCCAGGGATTTTATGATCAACAGAGGCTTTACCTACTGTGTCCCCCCATTTATGATTCGCAGCGATGTGGTCACAGGTGTTATGAGTTTTGCAGAGATGGATGCCATGATGTATAAAATTGAGGGTGAAGACCTCTATCTGATAGGAACCAGTGAGCATTCTATGATCGGTAAATTTATAGACACCATCATACCGGAGGAAGAACTGCCAAAGACTCTGACCAGTTATTCCCCATGCTTCAGAAAAGAAAAAGGAGCACACGGACTGGAAGAGCGCGGTGTGTACCGAATCCACCAGTTTGAGAAGCAGGAGATGATCGTTGTCTGCAAACCAGAGGAGAGCAAAGCGTGGTTTGAAAAATTATGGCAGAATACCGTAGATTTATTCCGTTCCCTGGATATACCAGTGCGTACACTGGAATGCTGCTCCGGAGATTTAGCTGATCTGAAGGTGAAATCCGTAGATGTGGAGGCGTGGTCCCCGAGACAGAAAAAATATTTTGAGGTGGGAAGCTGCTCCAATTTGGGGGATGCCCAGGCCAGAAGATTAAAAATCCGTATAAATGGGAAAGATGGCAAGTATTTGGCGCATACCTTGAATAATACAGTTGTCGCTCCACCCAGAATGCTTATCGCATTTTTGGAAAATAATCTCCAGGCAGATGGTTCTGTAAGGATTCCGGAAGCTCTGAGACCTTATATGGGCGGGATGACAGAGATTAAATAA
- a CDS encoding sensor histidine kinase, with amino-acid sequence MKREKGKVLGKARISVKLAFLYMALLLVSWSIIFFIFYRVSDKNAMDSARALSAQTLNTVSKNISTLIDNTAYYSRIILSSSDITKALEMKDEKMQKESLHQFTSLVDTETHINGIYMWDMESHGCSIDKNHVRTLRTEEIRKTNWYEEVRELAGSYCLILNADRVLTQSRAETTVSLIRVINNPTDYRPVGILMINMDLNAFTDSYSGLDEKSVPVIYVLDDTGKIVTSQAEMPLPKVKESLKSHKNSSRLYLAQQDIDYISWKVLAGVQIENGLEQSGIGGIIFAMAMIFLALFCGTGYFIMKRYVADPLEEMAGSMNRMSGRKFEKIRVHENWHRSFGEMEILESTYNKMVDEIDALIGKVYEEEKIKRKAELNALQEQMKPHFLYNTIDAMSYLALSGKNEEVYDALEAFGSYYRILLSKGREMISVKEEAEMVKDYLELQKLRYGDSLHYVLNVEPEIQGTFILKMVLQPLVENSVNHGIRHKETPGVVYVEGVEEGGYLKFTVEDDGVGMEKDKIRELNRENISTNEKSFGLRGTIERMRIFYGSDIDYTINSKKGRGTTIVLRVPVCYEGDEGHDQSNACGG; translated from the coding sequence ATGAAAAGAGAGAAGGGGAAAGTTCTTGGAAAGGCAAGAATCTCTGTAAAGCTGGCATTTTTGTATATGGCATTGCTTTTGGTATCATGGAGTATTATATTTTTTATATTTTACCGGGTCAGTGACAAAAATGCCATGGATTCCGCCAGGGCGCTTTCAGCTCAGACCTTGAATACAGTCAGCAAAAATATTTCAACCCTCATAGATAACACGGCGTATTATTCCAGGATCATATTGTCCAGCAGCGACATTACGAAGGCGCTGGAGATGAAGGATGAAAAAATGCAGAAGGAAAGCCTGCATCAGTTTACCTCACTTGTGGATACAGAGACGCATATCAATGGTATTTATATGTGGGATATGGAAAGCCACGGCTGCAGTATTGATAAAAACCATGTGAGAACACTGCGCACGGAAGAGATCAGAAAGACAAACTGGTATGAGGAGGTCAGGGAACTGGCGGGGTCCTACTGCTTAATATTAAATGCGGACCGGGTCCTGACACAGAGCAGGGCGGAGACCACAGTGTCCCTTATCCGGGTGATCAACAATCCTACCGATTACAGGCCTGTGGGGATTTTGATGATAAATATGGATTTAAATGCTTTTACGGACAGCTACAGCGGTCTGGATGAAAAAAGCGTGCCTGTTATATATGTTCTGGACGATACGGGAAAGATTGTCACATCACAGGCAGAGATGCCCCTGCCTAAGGTAAAAGAGTCACTGAAAAGCCATAAGAACAGCAGCAGATTGTATCTGGCGCAGCAGGATATAGACTATATAAGCTGGAAGGTGCTGGCAGGGGTGCAGATAGAAAATGGATTGGAGCAGTCAGGGATCGGCGGGATCATCTTTGCTATGGCTATGATATTTCTGGCTTTGTTTTGCGGCACCGGTTACTTTATCATGAAGCGTTATGTGGCAGACCCTCTGGAGGAGATGGCAGGCTCGATGAACCGCATGAGCGGAAGAAAGTTTGAAAAAATCAGGGTTCATGAAAACTGGCACCGGTCTTTTGGAGAGATGGAGATCCTGGAAAGCACTTATAACAAGATGGTGGATGAGATCGACGCCCTGATCGGGAAAGTCTATGAGGAGGAAAAAATAAAGAGAAAGGCAGAGCTGAATGCACTGCAGGAACAGATGAAACCGCATTTTCTCTATAATACCATTGACGCCATGAGCTATCTTGCACTGAGCGGAAAAAATGAGGAGGTATATGATGCTCTTGAGGCTTTTGGCAGTTATTACAGGATACTGCTGAGTAAGGGAAGAGAAATGATCTCTGTGAAGGAGGAGGCAGAGATGGTAAAAGACTATCTGGAACTGCAGAAGCTAAGGTATGGGGACTCCCTGCATTATGTGCTTAATGTAGAACCGGAGATACAGGGGACATTTATTTTAAAGATGGTGCTGCAGCCCCTGGTGGAAAATTCTGTAAACCATGGAATACGCCATAAGGAAACTCCAGGTGTGGTGTATGTGGAGGGGGTGGAGGAAGGCGGGTACCTGAAATTTACGGTTGAGGATGACGGTGTAGGCATGGAGAAAGACAAAATAAGGGAACTGAACAGAGAGAATATAAGCACAAACGAAAAAAGTTTTGGCCTGAGGGGTACCATAGAGCGAATGCGGATCTTTTACGGATCAGATATTGATTATACCATCAATAGTAAAAAGGGAAGAGGGACGACCATTGTGCTGCGGGTGCCGGTTTGCTATGAAGGAGATGAGGGACATGATCAAAGTAATGCTTGTGGAGGATGA